A genomic region of Dactylococcopsis salina PCC 8305 contains the following coding sequences:
- a CDS encoding XisI protein, with amino-acid sequence MDKLTQYRKLIKKLLSRYASYKKDQEGWELQLIFDEERDHYLWFDVGWNGTKRIYHCVIHLDIKDGKVWLQQNSTDLNPAEDLIELGVAREDIILGLQPPYKRPFTNYGVA; translated from the coding sequence CCAATATCGGAAATTGATTAAAAAGTTACTATCGAGATATGCTTCTTATAAAAAAGATCAGGAAGGCTGGGAGTTACAGTTAATATTTGATGAAGAACGAGATCATTATTTATGGTTTGATGTGGGTTGGAATGGAACAAAGCGAATTTATCATTGTGTCATTCATTTGGATATCAAAGATGGGAAAGTGTGGTTACAGCAAAATTCAACAGATTTAAATCCTGCGGAAGATTTGATTGAGTTAGGAGTAGCCAGAGAAGATATTATTTTAGGATTACAGCCTCCTTATAAGCGTCCTTTTACTAATTATGGAGTTGCTTAG
- a CDS encoding AT hook motif protein: MQGKQVKLSGSNMNQESEFPFERARRVTSQEHEQFKEAISSQFGINLKNRGRPPKNQEEKYEPISIRIHPKVLAWAKKRSKQERNWLSNDN; the protein is encoded by the coding sequence GTGCAAGGAAAGCAAGTAAAACTGAGCGGAAGCAATATGAACCAGGAATCTGAATTCCCCTTTGAAAGGGCAAGACGAGTTACCTCACAAGAACACGAACAATTTAAGGAAGCAATTTCATCTCAATTTGGAATTAACTTAAAAAATAGAGGACGACCCCCTAAAAATCAAGAAGAAAAATATGAGCCAATTTCGATTAGAATTCACCCGAAGGTGCTGGCTTGGGCAAAAAAAAGAAGCAAGCAAGAGAGGAATTGGTTATCAAACGATAATTAA
- a CDS encoding BrnT family toxin: MLFTEDSQHSQQEKREWAIGVAENGLLIVIVFTIRDEKIRMISARKASKTERKQYEPGI; encoded by the coding sequence CTGTTATTTACAGAAGACTCTCAGCACTCTCAACAAGAAAAAAGGGAATGGGCGATCGGAGTTGCTGAGAACGGTTTACTGATCGTTATTGTATTTACAATTCGTGACGAAAAAATTAGGATGATAAGTGCAAGGAAAGCAAGTAAAACTGAGCGGAAGCAATATGAACCAGGAATCTGA
- a CDS encoding NADP(H)-dependent aldo-keto reductase produces the protein MEYRQLGNSNLQVSLICLGTMTWGEQNTLAEGFEQMDYAIEQGVNFFDTAEMYAVPPKAATYGRTEEIIGEWFASRKKRDRVILASKVAGKTTMNWIRGGNNKLDRANITEALENSLKRLQTDYIDLYQLHWPDRPTNRFGKLGFSYAASELPPQEVEKMHEILTVLGEFVEAGKIRTVGLSNESPWGVMTYLKLAEQYSLPRMVSVQNAYNLLNRKFEVGLSEIAVRENCGLLAYSPLAAGTLTGKYVGGKIPPGSRRSLDSRSSRYSKPRAEEATKAYLDIAKRHDLDPAQMAIAFVNQQPFLTSNIIGATSMEQLKTNIGAINVKLSEEAWQDIEAVHQENPNPCP, from the coding sequence ATGGAATATCGTCAACTGGGAAATAGCAACCTCCAAGTCAGTTTAATCTGTTTAGGAACAATGACTTGGGGAGAACAAAATACCCTCGCTGAAGGGTTTGAACAGATGGATTACGCGATCGAGCAAGGGGTTAATTTTTTTGATACGGCGGAAATGTATGCGGTTCCCCCAAAAGCCGCAACCTATGGACGGACAGAGGAGATTATTGGCGAATGGTTTGCTAGTCGCAAAAAGCGCGATCGGGTGATTCTGGCGAGTAAAGTCGCGGGAAAAACAACGATGAACTGGATTAGAGGAGGAAACAATAAGCTCGATCGCGCCAACATTACAGAAGCCTTAGAAAATAGCTTAAAACGGCTGCAAACGGATTATATTGATCTGTATCAACTCCACTGGCCCGATCGCCCCACCAATCGTTTTGGAAAATTAGGGTTTAGTTATGCAGCGTCCGAACTTCCTCCCCAAGAAGTGGAAAAAATGCACGAAATTCTCACGGTTTTAGGAGAGTTTGTGGAAGCGGGAAAAATTCGGACAGTGGGTTTATCAAACGAAAGTCCTTGGGGTGTAATGACCTATTTAAAACTAGCAGAACAATATAGTCTTCCTCGGATGGTCAGTGTCCAAAATGCCTACAATCTCCTGAATCGGAAATTTGAAGTGGGATTATCAGAGATTGCGGTGCGAGAAAACTGTGGTTTACTAGCTTATTCTCCTTTAGCGGCGGGAACATTAACTGGAAAATACGTCGGTGGTAAGATTCCCCCTGGTAGCCGACGCAGTCTCGATTCTCGTTCTTCCCGTTATAGTAAGCCTCGCGCCGAAGAAGCCACCAAAGCCTATTTAGACATAGCGAAACGCCATGATCTTGATCCAGCCCAAATGGCGATCGCCTTTGTGAATCAACAACCGTTCCTCACGTCTAACATTATCGGCGCTACCAGTATGGAACAACTAAAGACGAACATCGGTGCAATTAACGTAAAATTATCAGAAGAGGCTTGGCAAGATATTGAAGCCGTCCATCAAGAAAACCCTAATCCCTGTCCTTAA
- a CDS encoding DUF2283 domain-containing protein has protein sequence MKIKYDAEVDILRVHWSNDSIEESDETEPGVILDYNEKGTVIGVEVLNASQTLENWQKIQEIKVENC, from the coding sequence ATGAAAATCAAGTATGATGCCGAAGTTGATATCTTGCGAGTTCATTGGTCAAATGATTCTATTGAGGAAAGTGACGAAACTGAACCTGGTGTAATTCTGGATTATAACGAGAAAGGAACAGTGATTGGCGTGGAAGTTTTAAACGCTTCTCAAACTTTAGAAAACTGGCAAAAAATACAAGAAATAAAGGTTGAAAATTGTTGA
- a CDS encoding type II toxin-antitoxin system RelE family toxin, with the protein MGYTVKYDAQVVAELKKLPSKLGKRIVNKINWLAENLEQVNSLPLSGNLSGFYKLRVGDYRVIYSLDQNSETIIIEKVGHRREIYKS; encoded by the coding sequence ATGGGTTATACGGTTAAATATGATGCCCAAGTCGTAGCTGAGTTAAAAAAGCTACCATCCAAATTAGGAAAACGAATTGTTAATAAAATTAACTGGTTAGCAGAAAATCTTGAACAAGTCAACTCATTGCCCTTATCTGGAAATTTATCAGGATTTTATAAATTAAGAGTGGGTGATTATCGGGTAATCTATAGTTTAGATCAAAATTCAGAAACAATTATTATTGAAAAAGTTGGGCATCGTCGGGAAATTTACAAGAGCTAA
- a CDS encoding type IV pilin-like G/H family protein codes for MIQNYLKLISKTQGFTLLELLVVIIIIGILAAISLPNYINQIGKARETEAKNTLSAIAATQQAYRYEQQTFADDINKLNVTFEMQYYSYSNPAAGEVDASKVKHRAEALNPTSDQVKNYALGVYYNNGAFDTLVCQGKDIDEAVNVPDNYSDPCSNDGIRLE; via the coding sequence TTGATCCAAAATTACCTGAAATTAATCAGTAAAACTCAAGGATTTACATTACTTGAACTTTTAGTTGTCATTATCATTATTGGAATTCTAGCAGCAATTTCTCTCCCTAACTATATTAATCAGATTGGCAAGGCACGGGAGACAGAAGCAAAAAATACCTTAAGTGCTATTGCGGCTACCCAACAGGCTTATCGCTACGAACAACAAACTTTTGCTGATGATATCAATAAACTTAATGTTACATTTGAAATGCAATACTATAGCTACTCTAATCCTGCTGCTGGAGAAGTTGATGCGAGTAAAGTTAAGCATCGAGCTGAAGCCCTGAATCCAACATCGGATCAAGTGAAAAATTATGCCTTGGGTGTTTATTACAATAACGGTGCTTTTGATACGCTAGTTTGCCAAGGAAAAGATATTGATGAAGCTGTGAACGTTCCCGATAATTACAGTGATCCTTGTAGTAATGATGGCATTAGACTAGAGTAA
- the radC gene encoding RadC family protein: protein MNYSLRIADLPTTERPRERLLQVGAKNLATAELIAILLGTGQGAGKLSAVGLGQYILQQLGADKREPLAVLREISPQELMTIPGVGPAKATTIAAAVELGKRAFQIRPNERTIIDSPDAAAAALSQDLMWQTQERFAVLLLDVKNQLLGLKVITIGTATETLAHPREIFREIIRQGATRAIIAHNHPTGSVEPSEEDISLTEQLLQGGQTLDLPIVDHLILGDGNYQSLRQITKIWNQFPQGD, encoded by the coding sequence ATGAATTACTCATTAAGGATTGCTGATTTACCAACCACAGAAAGACCCCGTGAAAGATTGTTACAAGTCGGGGCGAAAAACTTAGCAACTGCCGAACTAATTGCAATTTTATTGGGAACTGGACAGGGGGCTGGTAAACTTTCTGCAGTGGGATTGGGTCAATATATTTTACAACAATTAGGAGCAGATAAACGAGAACCGTTAGCAGTTTTAAGAGAAATTAGTCCTCAAGAATTGATGACCATTCCAGGAGTGGGGCCAGCAAAAGCAACCACGATCGCAGCGGCGGTAGAATTAGGAAAACGTGCGTTTCAAATTCGTCCCAATGAGAGAACAATTATTGATAGTCCAGACGCAGCAGCAGCCGCTTTAAGTCAAGATTTAATGTGGCAAACTCAAGAACGATTTGCGGTGTTGTTATTAGATGTAAAAAATCAATTATTAGGTTTAAAAGTGATTACCATTGGCACCGCAACCGAAACCTTAGCTCACCCCAGAGAAATTTTCCGTGAGATCATTCGACAGGGGGCAACTCGTGCGATAATTGCACATAATCATCCCACAGGAAGCGTCGAACCTAGTGAAGAGGATATCAGTCTCACTGAACAACTGTTGCAGGGGGGACAAACGCTGGATTTACCGATCGTTGACCATTTGATTTTAGGGGATGGGAATTATCAAAGTTTAAGACAAATTACAAAAATTTGGAATCAGTTTCCGCAAGGAGATTAA
- a CDS encoding type IV pilin-like G/H family protein, translated as MNSPLKLQLLQRLNAKKQNKGFTLIELLVVIIIIGVLSAVALPNLLGQVGKAREAEARNAMGAINRAQQARHFEVGEFETGTNLSDSTNPLGIVVTSDNFSFTVTSDNTTDSAVAAGDPRNGQDVGIRGYGAGIGFSGGDYNTVVCVSDSIAASVSMSQTTTPDCPDSSEPLN; from the coding sequence ATGAATTCCCCCCTGAAATTACAACTGTTACAACGCTTAAATGCGAAGAAGCAAAATAAAGGTTTTACCCTCATTGAACTGTTAGTCGTTATCATTATTATTGGTGTCTTATCTGCTGTTGCACTGCCCAACCTACTAGGACAAGTTGGGAAAGCCAGAGAAGCTGAAGCTCGTAATGCAATGGGAGCTATTAACCGAGCGCAACAAGCTCGTCACTTTGAAGTAGGTGAATTTGAAACCGGAACAAATCTTTCAGATTCTACTAATCCCCTCGGCATTGTTGTAACCAGTGATAACTTTAGTTTTACTGTTACTTCTGATAATACTACCGACAGCGCAGTCGCAGCTGGCGATCCTAGAAACGGTCAAGATGTAGGGATTCGTGGCTACGGTGCTGGTATTGGTTTTTCAGGTGGCGACTACAATACCGTTGTATGTGTAAGTGACTCAATAGCCGCTTCAGTTAGCATGTCGCAAACAACTACTCCAGATTGCCCAGATAGTAGCGAGCCACTTAATTAA
- a CDS encoding DUF4230 domain-containing protein, translated as MVQTQHPPDLETPEITSREATTVPATRQTNGTLSFLKAFLLMTTGGITLVTLLVLVGVWRAGSGFFTLIESFFKAPPATPQASVPTMVVNQIQGVSELTTAVFTMESIVPTSQDRKVGNLTVGTTRLLYIAQGEVRAGVDLSGMTASDVVVNPDTDSVVVKIPAAEILDYQLDVSQSRVYEYDRGFLNLGPDVAPQLQTLAQQKTLDKVVNAACEQGILDQARDRAEMTLEKLLTHSGYDQVTIISEVSPASQCAVK; from the coding sequence ATGGTACAAACTCAACATCCTCCTGATCTGGAAACGCCAGAAATTACCTCCCGTGAGGCGACGACTGTTCCCGCGACTCGTCAAACCAACGGAACATTATCTTTTTTGAAGGCTTTTCTGTTGATGACCACAGGGGGAATTACTCTTGTCACTCTCTTAGTCTTAGTGGGAGTTTGGCGTGCCGGTAGTGGCTTTTTTACCCTCATTGAGAGCTTTTTTAAGGCCCCTCCTGCGACACCACAAGCGTCGGTTCCGACAATGGTGGTTAACCAGATTCAGGGGGTGAGTGAACTGACAACGGCGGTGTTTACAATGGAATCGATCGTTCCCACGTCTCAAGATCGCAAAGTCGGAAATTTGACCGTAGGAACAACACGGTTACTTTATATCGCCCAAGGTGAGGTTCGCGCGGGTGTGGATTTAAGTGGGATGACAGCATCGGATGTGGTGGTGAATCCTGACACTGACAGTGTCGTTGTCAAGATTCCTGCAGCCGAGATTTTAGATTACCAGTTGGATGTGAGTCAGTCACGGGTTTATGAGTACGATCGAGGCTTTCTTAATCTGGGTCCAGATGTAGCACCCCAATTACAAACCTTAGCGCAACAGAAAACATTGGATAAAGTAGTTAATGCGGCTTGTGAACAGGGGATTTTAGATCAAGCGCGCGATCGCGCAGAAATGACCTTAGAAAAGCTATTAACCCACAGTGGCTATGATCAGGTAACAATTATTTCAGAAGTGTCTCCAGCTTCTCAGTGCGCGGTAAAATAA
- the cobO gene encoding cob(I)yrinic acid a,c-diamide adenosyltransferase has product MTNSETVNETQLSPEAYKQKMQRRKEVQEERLQARSNEKGLIIINTGPGKGKTSAALGMVVRSLGHGFNVAIIQFIKGAWEPAEKRVFEQWQDQLVFHAMGEGFTWETQDRERDTEKAQEAWEKSLTYIHDPNYRLVLLDEINIALKLGYLDVEKVVAELEKKPEDSHVILTGRGAKTELIDAADLVTEMKLIKHPFREKGVKAQPGIEF; this is encoded by the coding sequence ATGACAAACTCAGAAACCGTTAATGAAACCCAACTTTCTCCTGAAGCCTACAAACAAAAAATGCAACGGCGGAAGGAAGTCCAAGAAGAACGATTACAAGCTCGATCGAACGAAAAGGGGTTAATTATTATTAACACCGGACCTGGAAAAGGAAAAACCAGCGCCGCTTTAGGAATGGTCGTTCGTTCTCTTGGTCATGGCTTTAATGTTGCCATTATTCAGTTTATCAAAGGAGCATGGGAACCCGCAGAAAAAAGAGTGTTTGAACAATGGCAGGATCAATTAGTTTTTCATGCTATGGGAGAAGGCTTTACTTGGGAAACACAAGATCGAGAAAGAGACACGGAAAAAGCACAAGAGGCATGGGAAAAAAGTTTAACTTATATCCATGATCCGAACTATCGTTTAGTGTTATTAGATGAAATCAACATTGCTTTAAAATTAGGATATCTTGATGTAGAAAAAGTGGTTGCCGAATTAGAGAAAAAACCCGAAGACTCCCATGTTATTTTAACGGGTCGCGGTGCAAAAACGGAATTAATTGACGCGGCGGATTTAGTAACAGAAATGAAATTAATTAAGCATCCTTTTCGGGAAAAAGGAGTAAAAGCACAGCCTGGAATTGAGTTTTAA
- a CDS encoding TMEM14 family protein: MLIAKVAVMVYGILAIVGGIIGYKTAQSKVSLVSGSVSGALLVVCSIASFLGQNWGLILGAIVAERLI; encoded by the coding sequence ATGTTAATCGCAAAAGTGGCTGTGATGGTTTATGGGATTCTCGCTATTGTTGGGGGAATTATTGGTTATAAAACGGCACAAAGTAAAGTTTCTTTAGTTTCAGGGAGTGTCAGTGGTGCGCTGTTAGTGGTTTGCTCGATCGCCAGTTTTTTGGGGCAAAATTGGGGATTAATATTAGGCGCGATTGTGGCTGAAAGACTTATATGA
- a CDS encoding endonuclease domain-containing protein gives MNYLPYNRKLVSRAKELRKNMTVAEQKLWKNYLKTFPYRVYRQRPIENFIVDFYCPKLKLVIEIDGDSHYQENAQSYDKERTQILQTYGLKVIRFQNDEVLDNFAGVVNFIEGMIPPSPPYKRGE, from the coding sequence ATGAATTATTTACCTTATAATAGAAAATTAGTATCAAGAGCTAAAGAACTCAGAAAAAATATGACCGTAGCCGAACAGAAGCTATGGAAAAATTACTTAAAAACATTTCCCTATAGAGTTTATCGACAACGCCCGATCGAAAACTTTATTGTTGACTTTTATTGTCCAAAATTAAAATTAGTCATTGAAATTGACGGTGATAGTCACTATCAGGAAAACGCGCAATCCTATGATAAGGAAAGGACACAAATTTTACAAACTTATGGGTTAAAAGTGATTCGATTTCAAAATGATGAGGTGTTAGATAATTTTGCAGGTGTTGTTAATTTTATTGAGGGGATGATCCCCCCTAGCCCCCCTTACAAAAGGGGGGAATAA
- a CDS encoding O-antigen ligase family protein produces MTAETTPTWRGQYLGWIGLASLIFFNVFPSAYVQMVNFPHILVWQIGFFCLGIWGIWMLRQFNVPFQPLGYGLDWGVGLILLALILSVSFADFKEVAAYNFAMALGYGVLLYTLRNWFALAPLSKGGWGDPYAAQVDQNGITWQKVWQGLCILGSIIGIVSLVLWLISCFQEEGFQFVRNAYPIGNPNWTTSYFLLILPLVFAYSLSVQGWQRWLGFFCSVELLAVFYTTGSRGGLLGFFTLLVAGIILVWIKGKKEQKRRLIIGIISLILVSLIFLGTNPKVQRLFTAETTSNQSSIVDLSQANSIMTRLRMWQAGLNILQDRPLVGVGIGNMSRVYNLYNPIEAGPRISNVQGLHSTPIQILGEMGIIGFTAVTIFVGFVIRLWYRLYCNLSQPRARYLLYGIGGGLLAYGGSVLTEYQLENIGISGTLVVILVLLLGLADEAALEKVSPLTIASRRGVSLVSIGLLGLACLASFPLTIAMGVYEQGESLLEQDQRRQAFDPMATASEIVPWHPVYSIHLGKTFFSFRREAESDQEFQELSEIAISYLKQGIKASPYDQWFHHELGLTAYPINPKLAEESFTRMVQLLPRGNFYDYYLLALAYLENDQPQDKIITALALQGLVRPEFLTFPVWENYEKLSPLKEAVLERTLTYLGTLQDRLAPDTEEYNRVYERQVLLKWWHEQALEGIEMSRLRPTIQALLIAETSREKALRITQSALAETPESGSLLLLRAWLNPDQFLETYLQKSEQLSLEEAQAIEEHIKEDTEIRTWLTSLEPKLISSMTRRALIYTYRNYHVQLIGLVSLTNLSEHRLAVSLELFPKYPPHISQLERLINEIQTKKLDIIHPTENNFKVR; encoded by the coding sequence ATGACTGCAGAAACCACCCCCACCTGGCGCGGACAATATTTAGGCTGGATTGGCTTGGCTAGTTTAATTTTTTTCAATGTGTTTCCTAGTGCTTATGTGCAAATGGTCAATTTTCCCCATATTCTGGTTTGGCAAATCGGATTTTTCTGTCTGGGGATTTGGGGAATTTGGATGTTGCGCCAGTTCAATGTTCCCTTTCAGCCGTTGGGATACGGCTTAGATTGGGGCGTAGGATTGATTCTGCTGGCGTTGATTCTCAGTGTTAGTTTTGCTGACTTTAAAGAAGTGGCGGCGTATAACTTTGCCATGGCATTGGGATATGGCGTGTTGCTTTATACGCTGCGAAATTGGTTTGCCTTAGCCCCCCTTAGTAAGGGGGGTTGGGGGGATCCCTATGCAGCACAAGTTGATCAAAACGGGATAACATGGCAGAAAGTTTGGCAAGGACTCTGTATTTTAGGCTCAATTATTGGCATTGTCAGTCTAGTATTATGGTTAATTTCTTGCTTTCAAGAAGAGGGCTTTCAGTTTGTTCGCAATGCTTATCCCATTGGCAATCCTAACTGGACAACGAGCTATTTTTTGCTCATATTACCGTTAGTATTTGCTTATAGTTTATCAGTTCAAGGCTGGCAACGTTGGCTCGGTTTCTTTTGTTCAGTTGAATTGTTAGCTGTTTTTTATACCACAGGATCGCGCGGAGGCTTACTGGGATTTTTTACCTTATTAGTTGCAGGGATTATTTTAGTTTGGATTAAGGGAAAAAAAGAACAGAAACGAAGGTTGATTATTGGTATTATCAGTTTAATTTTAGTGTCTTTAATTTTCTTAGGAACTAACCCAAAAGTACAAAGATTATTTACAGCAGAAACAACTTCTAATCAATCTTCAATCGTGGATTTATCGCAAGCAAACTCGATTATGACGCGGCTCAGAATGTGGCAAGCAGGATTGAATATTTTGCAAGATCGCCCGTTGGTGGGAGTGGGAATTGGGAATATGTCACGGGTTTATAATTTGTATAATCCCATCGAAGCTGGGCCTCGTATTTCTAATGTGCAAGGGCTTCATAGTACCCCCATACAAATTTTAGGGGAAATGGGCATTATTGGGTTTACGGCGGTTACAATCTTTGTTGGGTTTGTTATCCGTCTTTGGTATCGCCTATATTGCAATTTATCTCAGCCTCGCGCTCGTTATTTATTATATGGAATTGGAGGCGGTTTATTAGCTTATGGTGGTTCGGTTTTAACCGAGTATCAATTAGAAAATATTGGAATTAGTGGAACGCTGGTTGTTATTTTAGTTTTATTATTAGGGTTAGCTGATGAGGCAGCACTCGAAAAGGTATCTCCATTAACAATTGCTTCTCGCCGCGGAGTTAGTTTAGTAAGTATTGGCTTATTAGGTTTAGCCTGCTTAGCTTCTTTTCCCTTAACAATTGCCATGGGAGTCTATGAACAAGGAGAATCGTTATTAGAGCAAGATCAAAGACGGCAAGCCTTTGATCCCATGGCTACTGCTTCGGAAATTGTTCCTTGGCATCCTGTCTATTCTATACATCTTGGAAAAACCTTCTTTAGTTTTCGACGGGAAGCAGAAAGTGATCAGGAATTTCAGGAATTAAGCGAAATTGCAATTAGTTACCTTAAACAAGGAATTAAGGCTTCACCTTATGATCAATGGTTTCACCATGAGCTAGGCTTAACAGCATATCCAATTAATCCTAAGCTAGCAGAGGAATCATTTACTCGGATGGTACAATTACTACCGAGAGGGAATTTTTATGATTATTATTTACTGGCGTTAGCTTACCTAGAAAATGATCAGCCCCAAGACAAGATAATCACAGCTTTAGCCTTACAGGGCTTAGTACGACCCGAATTTTTGACATTTCCTGTTTGGGAAAATTATGAAAAGTTATCGCCATTAAAAGAAGCAGTGTTAGAAAGAACTTTAACTTATTTAGGAACACTGCAAGATCGTCTAGCTCCTGATACAGAAGAATATAACCGAGTCTATGAACGTCAGGTATTATTAAAATGGTGGCATGAGCAAGCCCTAGAAGGGATTGAGATGTCTCGGCTACGTCCTACTATTCAAGCATTGTTAATTGCTGAAACATCTCGGGAGAAAGCATTAAGAATTACACAGTCAGCTTTAGCAGAAACACCAGAAAGTGGTTCGCTGCTGCTATTAAGGGCTTGGTTAAATCCAGATCAATTTTTAGAAACCTATTTGCAAAAAAGCGAACAGCTATCTTTAGAGGAGGCACAAGCAATTGAGGAACATATCAAGGAGGATACAGAAATACGAACTTGGCTAACTTCATTAGAACCTAAATTAATTTCTTCCATGACAAGAAGAGCTTTAATTTATACTTACCGTAATTATCATGTTCAACTCATTGGGTTAGTTTCTTTAACGAATTTATCTGAACATCGGTTAGCCGTCTCTCTTGAATTATTCCCAAAATATCCTCCCCATATCTCACAGTTAGAGCGACTAATTAATGAGATTCAAACTAAAAAACTTGATATTATCCATCCCACCGAAAATAATTTTAAGGTTCGCTAA
- a CDS encoding type II toxin-antitoxin system VapC family toxin — MIILDTNVISEVMRPQPNTQVMSWLKKYPVEELAITSISIAEISYGLKRLPVGRRRDSLQWRFQMFIDQGFSDRIFPFEERAAEIYAEIIVDRKQQGKPIEVMDAMIASIALLKTAILATRNVSDFENCGLELVNPWEIASEI, encoded by the coding sequence GTGATTATTTTAGATACTAATGTAATTTCTGAGGTGATGCGTCCTCAGCCTAACACTCAAGTAATGTCTTGGTTGAAAAAATATCCTGTTGAAGAATTGGCAATTACTTCTATTAGCATAGCTGAAATTTCTTATGGGTTAAAGCGTTTACCAGTCGGTCGTCGTCGTGATTCGCTTCAATGGCGATTTCAGATGTTTATAGATCAGGGATTTAGTGATCGTATTTTTCCTTTTGAAGAAAGAGCAGCCGAGATTTATGCAGAGATAATCGTTGATCGGAAACAACAAGGAAAGCCCATTGAAGTAATGGATGCCATGATTGCTTCCATTGCACTGCTGAAAACAGCAATTTTGGCAACTCGTAATGTTTCTGACTTTGAAAATTGTGGTTTAGAATTGGTTAATCCGTGGGAAATTGCCAGTGAAATTTAA
- a CDS encoding glutathione S-transferase family protein, which produces MIKLYGGKRSRASIVQWYLEELSIPYEFVVLDMENGEHKKPDFLAINPMGKVPAIDDNGFYLWESGAILSYLSDQYDSEKRSIQERGKINQWILFANATLGPGIFIESNRETEKPKLFPPLNEHLNQYNYLVNDTFTAADVAVGAYLAYMPMMLQLNFSDYSGIENYVKRLSDRPAFKTSMSR; this is translated from the coding sequence ATGATTAAACTTTATGGTGGCAAACGCAGTCGAGCCTCGATCGTGCAATGGTATTTAGAGGAACTGAGTATTCCCTATGAGTTTGTGGTTTTAGATATGGAAAATGGCGAACATAAAAAGCCTGATTTCCTCGCAATTAATCCGATGGGAAAAGTTCCAGCAATTGATGATAATGGCTTTTATTTATGGGAATCAGGGGCGATTCTTTCCTACTTATCGGATCAATATGACTCTGAAAAAAGAAGCATTCAAGAACGGGGAAAAATTAATCAATGGATATTATTTGCTAATGCTACTCTCGGACCAGGGATTTTTATCGAAAGTAATCGAGAGACAGAAAAGCCGAAACTTTTTCCGCCGCTTAATGAACATTTAAATCAATATAATTATCTGGTTAATGATACATTTACGGCGGCGGATGTAGCTGTAGGAGCATATTTAGCTTATATGCCAATGATGTTACAATTGAATTTTTCGGATTATTCAGGAATTGAAAATTATGTGAAACGTCTGTCCGATCGCCCTGCATTTAAGACAAGTATGAGTCGATAA